A region from the Melospiza georgiana isolate bMelGeo1 chromosome 10, bMelGeo1.pri, whole genome shotgun sequence genome encodes:
- the ARL14 gene encoding ADP-ribosylation factor-like protein 14, translating into MGLQNGKPSRKGANIPMLGLDSAGKSTLLYKLRYKDAFVTMPTIGFNVDMIEAGKDFTLTFWDVGGQKKMRELWGNFLEDAGGLLYVVDSADKRRLEESRREFELILKNESIKNLPVVVLANKQDLPGALNAEEITRKLKMKKYCSDRNWYVQPCCALTGEGLPEALQRVASFARQYKKPKETFITMKELNSF; encoded by the coding sequence ATGGGCCTGCAGAACGGCAAGCCCTCAAGGAAGGGGGCCAACATCCCGATGCTGGGGCTGGACTCGGCGGGGAAATCCACGCTGCTCTACAAGCTCAGGTACAAGGATGCTTTTGTAACAATGCCAACCATTGGCTTCAACGTGGATATGATTGAAGCAGGGAAGGACTTCACACTGACCTTTTGGGATGTTGGAGGGCAGAAGAAAATGAGGGAGCTCTGGGGCAATTTCCTGGAGGACGCGGGCGGGCTGCTGTACGTGGTGGACAGCGCTGACAAGCGGCGCCTGGAGGAGTCCAGGAGGGAATTTGAGCTCATTTTAAAGAACGAATCCATAAAAAACCTCCCGGTGGTGGTGCTGGCCAAcaagcaggacctgcctggAGCCCTGAACGCCGAGGAGATCACCAGGAAGCTGAAGATGAAGAAGTACTGCAGTGACAGGAACTGGTAcgtgcagccctgctgtgccctcacGGGAGAGGGGCTGCCAGAGGCCCTCCAGAGGGTGGCCTCGTTTGCCAGGCAGTACAAGAAGCCAAAGGAGACTTTCATCACCATGAAGGAACTCAATTCCTTTTAA